The Streptomyces sp. NBC_00510 genomic interval GTGATCATGACACCCGCCGGTCCGCGCGTCCACGCGCTTCCCCGCACCCGTCGACACCGACGACTAACGCCCCGAGCGGGCCGCCTCTCGCCAAAGACTGCGGCCCGCCCGGATCTCCGTCCCACCAGAGAACTGGAGACCTCCAGCATGACCTACGACGCACAATCCGCGCTGCTGTCGGCAGCCTTACAGGCAGCCGAGCGCGGATGGCACGTCTTCCCGCTCCACGCCGGCCGCAAGACACCCGCCCTGCACGGGGAACGTCACTGCCCCCGCACCGGCGACTGCACGACCGGGCACCGCAAGTGGGAACAGCGCGCCACCACCGACCCCGACCGCATCCGCGCCGCGTGGTCACAGAGGCCGTTCAACGTTGGCATCGCCACCGGCCCGGCCGGGCTGCTGGTCGTGGACCTGGACACGCTCAAGCCCACAGACAAGAAAGGAACACCTGACGGCGTAACCGCCTTCGCGGCGCTCTGCGAGCGCGCCGGACAGCCCGTGCCCACCACGCGCACCGTGCGGACCGCGGGCGGCGGAGTGCATCTGTACTTCACCGCCCCGCCCGGGGCCCGGCTGCATTCCACCGCGGGACGCCTGGCCAAGAAGATCGACACTCGGGGATGCGGCGGGTACGTCGTCGCCCCCGGCAGCAAGACGCCACACGGCCCGTACACGGTCGTGGACAACACCCCCGTTGCAGAGCTACCCGAATGGCTCCACCACGCTCTGACGGCCCCTCAGGAGCCGACGGC includes:
- a CDS encoding bifunctional DNA primase/polymerase; translated protein: MTYDAQSALLSAALQAAERGWHVFPLHAGRKTPALHGERHCPRTGDCTTGHRKWEQRATTDPDRIRAAWSQRPFNVGIATGPAGLLVVDLDTLKPTDKKGTPDGVTAFAALCERAGQPVPTTRTVRTAGGGVHLYFTAPPGARLHSTAGRLAKKIDTRGCGGYVVAPGSKTPHGPYTVVDNTPVAELPEWLHHALTAPQEPTATAIRLAPVRNATRCAAVALERESAGVAARREAGRRNEELLRAVIRVGRYVARGNIDRTAVETAFQEAGESAGLTAAECRATIRSALAYSLRTVRPRETA